From the Manihot esculenta cultivar AM560-2 chromosome 3, M.esculenta_v8, whole genome shotgun sequence genome, one window contains:
- the LOC122723289 gene encoding DNA-directed RNA polymerase subunit beta''-like, whose translation YIVQDAEQQSLILEKYYHYGNVYAVEKLHQSIEIWYATSEYLRQEMNLNFRMTEPFNPVHIMSFSGTRGNTSQVHQLVGMRGLMSDPQGQMIDLPIQSNLRKGLSLTEYIISCYGARKGVVDIAVRTSDAGYLTRRLIEVVQHIVVRRTDCGTARGISVSLRNGMMLERIFIQTVF comes from the coding sequence tatatagtccaAGATGCTGAACAACAAAGTTTGATTTTGGAAAAATACTATCATTATGGAAATGTATACGCGGTAGAAAAATTACACCAATCTATTGAGATATGGTATGCTACAAGTGAATATTTGCGACAAGAAATGAACCTGAATTTTAGGATGACGGAACCCTTTAATCCAGTCCATATAATGTCTTTTTCGGGAACTAGGGGAAATACATCTCAAGTACACCAATTAGTAGGTATGAGAGGATTAATGTCGGATCCACAAGGACAAATGATTGATTTACCCATTCAAAGCAATTTACGCAAAGGACTGTCTTTAACAGAATATATCATTTCTTGCTATGGAGCCCGAAAAGGGGTTGTCGATATTGCTGTACGAACATCAGATGCTGGATATCTTACGCGTAGACTTATTGAAGTAGTTCAACACATTGTTGTACGTAGAACAGATTGTGGGACCGCCCGAGGGATCTCTGTGAGTCTTCGAAATGGGATGATGCTGGAAAGAATTTTTATTCAAACAGTATTCTAA